A window from Oncorhynchus mykiss isolate Arlee chromosome 9, USDA_OmykA_1.1, whole genome shotgun sequence encodes these proteins:
- the rbm15 gene encoding RNA-binding protein 15, with protein MKGKERSPIKKRSRALDDIRDRGGGHPPSKKMGAISVSSGSNNGNSSTKSDAGSTRRSLLGEKRDRDFDGHVSSRSGVSNHSYPGAVASAIGKNHNLGLTLDLATARTSNSRGERALPPPNNNESEYKTLKISELGTQLSDEDIEDGLFHEFKKFGDVSVKISRSNDERIAFVNFRKPEDARAAKHARGRLVLYDRPLKIDAVYINRRRSRSPVERVDRDPYVGAPGHRHLHTQRPLSPSGLGYRDYRLQQLALGRLPPPPLPPLPRDLEREREFALFEARSRPGPAFIAERVAAFREEDFISPEDDQRANRTLFLGNLDITVTETDLRRAFDRFGVITEVDIKPTRGQTSTYGFLKFENLDMAHRAKLTMSGKIVGRNPIKIGYGKATPTTRLWVGGLGPWVPLAALAREFDRFGTIRTIDYRKGDTWAYIQYESLDAAQAACTHMRGFPLGGPERRLRVDFADTEHHYQQQFLQPLPLPPFDMVAEAFIHRATAEPLRDRERTPPPLHFRERDLGFPGAEWPPNPAMRERVRPGVFELPDHLQRDRRPGGREPWSLERELVGRGGDPGRKRRLMDDGRHLDISPDSTDRTARRRRGGPSPDGSPDGGRFSDSERPPRGDDRPSPGRDRRPSLERPGGGDRRLKNQGNLAERGASSSGLTSSTGERKRKAGDSSSRGPGAKRDRSSDQGGSKGSQSSKLSLAWHGMLLLKNSNFPANMHLLEGHQGVAKDLLVDGPTGRQVGELKITQRLRLDQPKLDEVSRRIKAAGPGGYAVLLAVPGPGGEEVSSTDPAASTQRPLRNLVSYLKQKQAAGVISLPVGGSRDKDHQGVLHAFPPCEFSQQFIDASAKALAKTDEDYLVMVVVRGPS; from the coding sequence ATGAAAGGCAAAGAAAGGTCGCCGATTAAAAAGCGCTCTCGGGCTTTGGATGATATCCGAGACAGGGGAGGAGGCCATCCGCCCAGCAAGAAAATGGGGGCTATCTCAGTTTCCAGTGGGAGCAATAATGGAAATAGCTCGACTAAAAGTGACGCAGGATCTACAAGAAGGAGTTTGTTGGGCGAAAAGAGAGACAGGGATTTTGACGGGCATGTTTCCAGTCGATCCGGCGTGAGTAACCATAGTTATCCCGGTGCTGTTGCTAGCGCTATCGGTAAGAACCACAACTTGGGCTTGACTCTCGATTTAGCCACTGCAAGGACTAGTAATTCTCGTGGCGAGCGTGCTCTGCCTCCCCCCAACAACAACGAAAGTGAGTACAAAACTCTTAAAATCAGTGAATTAGGAACTCAGTTGAGCGATGAAGACATCGAAGATGGACTTTTCCACGAATTCAAAAAATTTGGGGACGTGAGTGTCAAAATAAGCCGCAGCAACGACGAGAGAATCGCGTTTGTCAACTTCAGAAAGCCCGAGGATGCCAGAGCAGCTAAACACGCCCGGGGTAGGTTAGTACTTTACGACCGTCCTCTGAAAATCGACGCAGTGTACATAAACAGACGGAGAAGTCGCTCTCCAGTTGAGAGAGTTGACAGAGACCCTTATGTTGGAGCCCCAGGGCACAGACACCTTCACACCCAGAGACCCCTCTCCCCATCAGGGCTTGGATACAgagactacagactacagcagCTGGCACTTGGGcgcctccctcctcccccacttCCCCCTTTGCCCAGAGACCTAGAACGGGAGAGGGAGTTTGCCCTGTTTGAAGCCAGGTCACGCCCAGGTCCTGCTTTCATTGCAGAGAGAGTTGCTGCTTTCCGCGAGGAGGATTTTATCTCTCCCGAGGATGACCAAAGAGCTAACAGAACGCTGTTTCTTGGCAACTTGGACATTACAGTCACAGAGACGGACCTGAGGAGGGCGTTTGACAGGTTTGGGGTGATAACAGAGGTGGATATAAAGCCCACACGGGGACAGACCAGCACATACGGATTTCTGAAGTTTGAGAACCTAGACATGGCCCATCGCGCCAAACTCACCATGTCTGGGAAGATAGTGGGCCGTAACCCCATAAAGATTGGCTATGGTAAGGCCACCCCCACCACACGCCTATGGGTGGGTGGGCTCGGACCCTGGGTCCCCCTAGCAGCATTGGCCAGAGAGTTTGACCGCTTTGGTACAATAAGGACCATTGACTACAGAAAGGGGGACACCTGGGCTTATATACAGTACGAGAGCCTTGACGCTGCTCAGGCTGCGTGCACTCACATGCGTGGCTTCCCTCTTGGGGGGCCCGAGAGGAGACTCAGGGTGGACTTTGCAGACACAGAGCACCACTACCAGCAGCAGTTCCTTCAGCCTCTTCCTCTACCCCCCTTCGACATGGTGGCAGAGGCTTTCATCCACCGAGCCACAGCTGAGCCCCTGAGGGACAGAGAAAGGACTCCACCGCCGCTCCACTTCAGGGAGAGAGATCTGGGCTTCCCCGGGGCTGAGTGGCCCCCTAACCCGGCTATGCGTGAACGAGTACGTCCCGGGGTCTTTGAGCTGCCAGATCACCTGCAGCGGGACCGGCGGCCGGGGGGGAGGGAGCCCTGGTCTCTAGAGCGTGAGCTGGTGGGGCGCGGCGGCGACCCGGGACGGAAACGACGCCTCATGGACGACGGTCGCCATCTTGATATCTCTCCTGACAGCACTGACCGCACGGCACGCCGGCGCAGAGGTGGCCCATCCCCAGACGGTAGCCCCGACGGAGGCCGCTTCAGTGACTCAGAGCGCCCCCCTCGCGGCGACGACAGACCCTCCCCTGGACGAGACCGCCGCCCCAGTCTGGAGCGTCCTGGCGGAGGAGACAGGAGATTGAAGAACCAGGGGAATCTCGCTGAGAGAGGGGCCTCCAGCAGTGGCCTCACATCTTCAACAGGGGAACGGAAACGTAAAGCCggcgacagcagcagcagaggacCCGGAGCTAAGAGGGATCGCTCCTCAGACCAGGGCGGCTCTAAAGGCAGTCAGTCATCCAAGCTGAGCCTGGCCTGGCACGGCATGCTCCTCCTGAAGAACAGCAACTTCCCCGCCAACATGCACCTCCTGGAGGGTCACCAGGGCGTGGCCAAGGACCTCCTCGTCGACGGCCCCACGGGGAGACAGGTGGGCGAACTCAAGATCACCCAGCGCCTCCGCCTCGACCAGCCCAAGCTGGACGAGGTCTCCAGACGCATCAAAGCGGCCGGCCCCGGCGGCTACGCCGTCCTCCTGGCGGTTCCCGGTCCCGGCGGCGAGGAGGTGTCGTCGACGGACCCTGCAGCTTCTACCCAGCGTCCTCTCCGCAATCTGGTGTCCTACCTGAAACAGAAGCAGGCAGCCGGAGTCATCAGCCTGCCCGTTGGAGGCAGCCGGGATAAGGACCACCAGGGTGTTCTCCATGCGTTCCCTCCCTGTGAGTTCTCACAGCAGTTCATTGATGCCTCGGCTAAAGCTCTGGCCAAAACCGACGAGGACTAtctggtgatggtagtggtgcgAGGGCCATCATAA